A single region of the Ziziphus jujuba cultivar Dongzao chromosome 10, ASM3175591v1 genome encodes:
- the LOC107412398 gene encoding protein TRIGALACTOSYLDIACYLGLYCEROL 3, chloroplastic isoform X2, with protein sequence MVSLSCSVSSPLIICSSSSRSATLVRTINRCSYKQKKIICACMAPPQNLRSEGSFPSKFNIRHGEAVGIIGPSGTGKSTVLKIMAGLLAPDKGDVYIRGRKRAGLISDEEISGLRIGLVFQSAALFDSLTVRENVGFLLYENSSLSEDQISKLVTESLAAVGLKDVEDRFPSELSGGMKKRVALARSIICDTTKRALEPEVLLYDEPTAGLDPIASTVVEDLIRSVHVKGEDAVGKPGLIASYVVVTHQHSTIRRAVDRLIFLYEGKIVWQGMTNEFTTSTNPIVQQFASGSLDGPIRY encoded by the exons ATGGTTTCTTTGTCGTGCTCGGTGTCATCTCCACTGATCATATGTAGTAGCTCATCTCGGTCGGCCACATTGGTGAGAACAATTAATCGCTGCAGTTATAAGCAGAAGAAAATCATTTGTGCTTGTATGGCGCCTCCGCAGAACCTGAGGAGTGAGGGATCCTTTCCTTCCAAATTCAAT ATTAGACATGGCGAAGCCGTTGGAATTATTGGGCCTTCTGGCACTGGGAAATCTACAGTATTGAAGATTATGGCAGGGCTTCTTGCTCCAGACAAg GGAGATGTTTATATTCGCGGTAGAAAGAGAGCTGGTTTGATCAGTGATGAGGAGATTTCTGGCCTTCGAATTGGATTg GTGTTTCAGAGTGCGGCACTTTTTGATTCTCTTACTGTTCGTGAAAATGTTGGTTTCCTTCT ATATGAAAACTCAAGCTTGTCTGAGGATCAAATTTCAAAGCTTGTGACAGAAAGCCTGGCTGCAGTTGGGTTAAAG GATGTTGAGGATAGGTTCCCTTCTGAGTTGTCTGGTGGAATGAAAAAACGAGTTGCGTTAGCTCGGTCCATAATTTGTGACACTACAAAGAGAGCATTAGAGCCAGAG GTGCTCTTGTACGATGAACCTACAGCTGGACTTGACCCTATAGCATCTACTGTCGTTGAAGATCTCATCCGATCTGTTCATGTGAAAGGTGAGGATGCAGTTGGAAAGCCTGGGTTGATAGCATCATACGTGGTTGTTACCCACCAACATAGTACCATTAGAAGAGCTGTAGACAG GCTAATATTTCTGTACGAGGGGAAAATTGTTTGGCAAGGGATGACCAATGAATTCACAACATCAACAAATCCAATTGTCCAACAG TTTGCTTCTGGGAGCTTGGATGGCCCAATTAGATATTAG
- the LOC107412397 gene encoding receptor-like protein CLAVATA2 gives MGKRWVSVFCACRPLMLHALPLVFVMLLCSNFSQCVDLDPEDKTSLFLFKSRVQDPSRSLSSWVGSNCSNWTGTFCENQTGRVISINLTNMNLSGQIHPSLCKFPFLEELVLSENNFTTPIPGCFGNLQSLKTLNLSHNRFHGVVPDSLMRLRQLRELVLNGNRDLGGLVPWWVGNFSTKLEKLDMGFNSFRGEIPERLLYLESLKHLDLGNNYLSGGLSDFHQALVYLNLESNQFSGTLPCFSASAQSLTVLNVANNSIVGGIPTCIASLQALTHLNLSFNHLTYKIPPRLVFTEKLLVLDFSNNDLSGPLPSKIAVTTEKSGLLLLDLSHNRFSGEIPLKITELKSLQALFLSHNLLVGEIPARIGNLTYLQVIDLSHNLLSGSIPLNIVGCFQLLALIVNNNNLSGEIQPELDALDSLKILDISNNMISGEIPLTLAGCKSLEIVDLSSNNLSGTLNDAITKWSNLRYLSLARNKFNGNLPSWLFTFEEMQLMDFSGNKFSGFIPDGNFNVSRNFNNGGGTGKMLKEPIVPMQNLDTQISIIVAGSSELRFSYILSSMVGIDLSYNSLDGEIPGGFFGLQGLEYLNLSYNVLHGQVLSLEKMRSLRVLDLSHNSFSGQVPGNISRLQDLTILNLSFNGFSGFVPEKQGYGRFPGAFAGNPNLCVESSGEGCDSESLPVEPGKAFEEENVEGPISVWLYCLSTSITFYFGVVALFCSARSRNYILQTKV, from the coding sequence ATGGGAAAGAGATGGGTTTCTGTTTTTTGCGCATGTAGACCTCTAATGTTGCATGCTTTGCCCCTGGTGTTTGTTATGCTGCTTTGCTCGAACTTCTCTCAGTGTGTTGATCTGGACCCAGAAGACAAAACTTCGCTTTTTCTGTTTAAGTCAAGGGTCCAAGATCCTAGCCGGAGTTTGTCAAGCTGGGTTGGTTCTAACTGTTCCAACTGGACTGGAACCTTCTGTGAGAACCAGACTGGTCGTGTGATTTCGATTAACTTGACCAACATGAACTTGTCGGGCCAAATTCATCCTAGTTTGTGCAAATTTCCATTTCTTGAAGAGTTGGTTTTGTCGGAAAACAACTTTACAACCCCGATCCCCGGCTGTTTCGGAAACCTGCAGAGCCTCAAAACCTTGAATCTTAGCCACAATAGATTTCATGGGGTTGTGCCTGACTCGCTCATGAGGCTGAGGCAGTTAAGAGAACTCGTTTTGAATGGGAACAGGGATTTGGGAGGCCTTGTTCCTTGGTGGGTTGGTAATTTCTCAACAAAGTTGGAGAAACTTGATATGGGATTTAATTCTTTTAGAGGAGAAATTCCTGAAAGGTTGTTGTACTTGGAATCTCTGAAGCATTTGGATCTTGGGAACAACTATTTATCAGGTGGTCTTAGTGATTTTCACCAAGCTTTGGTTTATCTCAATCTCGAGTCCAATCAGTTTTCGGGTACTTTGCCTTGTTTCTCTGCTTCTGCTCAATCCCTTACTGTTTTGAATGTAGCTAACAATTCGATTGTGGGAGGAATACCAACATGTATTGCTTCACTTCAAGCTCTGACTCATCTGAACCTTTCTTTCAATCATTTGACCTATAAGATACCTCCTAGACTTGTGTTTACAGAGAAGCTTTTAGTCTTGGATTTTAGTAACAATGATTTGTCAGGTCCTCTTCCTAGCAAGATTGCAGTGACTACTGAGAAATCTGGGCTTCTTTTACTGGACCTCTCTCACAATCGTTTCTCTGGTGAAATACCACTGAAGATTACAGAACTGAAAAGTTTGCAGGCATTGTTCCTTTCGCATAATCTTCTTGTTGGGGAAATTCCAGCTAGAATTGGAAATTTAACTTATCTCCAAGTGATTGATCTCTCACACAACTTGTTGTCAGGTTCAATTCCATTGAACATAGTTGGTTGTTTTCAGCTACTGGCGTTAATagtcaacaacaacaaccttTCTGGCGAAATTCAACCGGAGCTTGATGCATTGGATAGCTTGAAGATACTGGACATTAGCAACAACATGATTTCTGGTGAGATCCCACTAACTTTGGCAGGCTGTAAATCACTGGAGATTGTAGATTTGAGCTCCAACAATCTCTCTGGAACTTTAAATGATGCAATCACCAAATGGTCAAACCTCAGGTATCTGTCCCTGGCTCGGAATAAGTTCAATGGTAATCTACCCAGTTGGCTGTTCACATTTGAAGAAATGCAATTGATGGATTTCTCTGGCAACAAATTTTCTGGTTTTATACCGGATGGTAATTTTAATGTAAGCAGGAATTTCAACAATGGTGGTGGCACTGGTAAAATGCTAAAGGAGCCAATTGTTCCAATGCAAAATTTGGATACCCAAATTTCTATTATTGTAGCTGGTAGCAGCGAATTACGCTTCAGTTACATTCTATCTTCAATGGTTGGGATTGATCTCTCTTATAATTCACTAGATGGGGAGATTCCAGGGGGGTTTTTTGGACTGCAGGGTCTGGAATACTTGAATTTATCATACAATGTTCTGCATGGTCAAGTTCTGAGCTTGGAGAAGATGCGGAGTTTGAGGGTCTTGGACTTGTCACATAATTCTTTTTCTGGTCAAGTCCCAGGAAACATTTCCAGGCTTCAAGATTTAACCATACTGAATCTGTCATTTAATGGTTTCTCTGGTTTTGTCCCAGAGAAGCAAGGATATGGGAGGTTTCCTGGGGCATTTGCTGGAAACCCAAACTTGTGTGTGGAGTCATCTGGTGAAGGGTGCGACTCAGAAAGCCTCCCAGTGGAGCCAGGGAAGgcatttgaagaagaaaatgttgAAGGGCCTATTTCTGTTTGGCTATACTGTTTAAGCACTTCCATTACTTTCTACTTTGGGGTTGTGGCTCTCTTTTGCTCTGCTCGATCAAGAAACTACATCCTCCAGACAAAAGTTTAA
- the LOC107412398 gene encoding protein TRIGALACTOSYLDIACYLGLYCEROL 3, chloroplastic isoform X3 gives MAGLLAPDKGDVYIRGRKRAGLISDEEISGLRIGLVFQSAALFDSLTVRENVGFLLYENSSLSEDQISKLVTESLAAVGLKDVEDRFPSELSGGMKKRVALARSIICDTTKRALEPEVLLYDEPTAGLDPIASTVVEDLIRSVHVKGEDAVGKPGLIASYVVVTHQHSTIRRAVDRLIFLYEGKIVWQGMTNEFTTSTNPIVQQFASGSLDGPIRY, from the exons ATGGCAGGGCTTCTTGCTCCAGACAAg GGAGATGTTTATATTCGCGGTAGAAAGAGAGCTGGTTTGATCAGTGATGAGGAGATTTCTGGCCTTCGAATTGGATTg GTGTTTCAGAGTGCGGCACTTTTTGATTCTCTTACTGTTCGTGAAAATGTTGGTTTCCTTCT ATATGAAAACTCAAGCTTGTCTGAGGATCAAATTTCAAAGCTTGTGACAGAAAGCCTGGCTGCAGTTGGGTTAAAG GATGTTGAGGATAGGTTCCCTTCTGAGTTGTCTGGTGGAATGAAAAAACGAGTTGCGTTAGCTCGGTCCATAATTTGTGACACTACAAAGAGAGCATTAGAGCCAGAG GTGCTCTTGTACGATGAACCTACAGCTGGACTTGACCCTATAGCATCTACTGTCGTTGAAGATCTCATCCGATCTGTTCATGTGAAAGGTGAGGATGCAGTTGGAAAGCCTGGGTTGATAGCATCATACGTGGTTGTTACCCACCAACATAGTACCATTAGAAGAGCTGTAGACAG GCTAATATTTCTGTACGAGGGGAAAATTGTTTGGCAAGGGATGACCAATGAATTCACAACATCAACAAATCCAATTGTCCAACAG TTTGCTTCTGGGAGCTTGGATGGCCCAATTAGATATTAG
- the LOC107412398 gene encoding protein TRIGALACTOSYLDIACYLGLYCEROL 3, chloroplastic isoform X1 has product MVSLSCSVSSPLIICSSSSRSATLVRTINRCSYKQKKIICACMAPPQNLRSEGSFPSKFNDPCKPEYLSTVRDPEDDSDILIECRDVYKSFGEKHILRGVSFKIRHGEAVGIIGPSGTGKSTVLKIMAGLLAPDKGDVYIRGRKRAGLISDEEISGLRIGLVFQSAALFDSLTVRENVGFLLYENSSLSEDQISKLVTESLAAVGLKDVEDRFPSELSGGMKKRVALARSIICDTTKRALEPEVLLYDEPTAGLDPIASTVVEDLIRSVHVKGEDAVGKPGLIASYVVVTHQHSTIRRAVDRLIFLYEGKIVWQGMTNEFTTSTNPIVQQFASGSLDGPIRY; this is encoded by the exons ATGGTTTCTTTGTCGTGCTCGGTGTCATCTCCACTGATCATATGTAGTAGCTCATCTCGGTCGGCCACATTGGTGAGAACAATTAATCGCTGCAGTTATAAGCAGAAGAAAATCATTTGTGCTTGTATGGCGCCTCCGCAGAACCTGAGGAGTGAGGGATCCTTTCCTTCCAAATTCAAT GATCCGTGTAAGCCAGAGTATTTGAGCACAGTTCGTGACCCGGAAGATGATTCTGATATTCTAATCGAGTGTAGAGACGTGTATAAGTCATTTGGTGAGAAGCATATACTGAGAGGTGTCAGCTTCAAG ATTAGACATGGCGAAGCCGTTGGAATTATTGGGCCTTCTGGCACTGGGAAATCTACAGTATTGAAGATTATGGCAGGGCTTCTTGCTCCAGACAAg GGAGATGTTTATATTCGCGGTAGAAAGAGAGCTGGTTTGATCAGTGATGAGGAGATTTCTGGCCTTCGAATTGGATTg GTGTTTCAGAGTGCGGCACTTTTTGATTCTCTTACTGTTCGTGAAAATGTTGGTTTCCTTCT ATATGAAAACTCAAGCTTGTCTGAGGATCAAATTTCAAAGCTTGTGACAGAAAGCCTGGCTGCAGTTGGGTTAAAG GATGTTGAGGATAGGTTCCCTTCTGAGTTGTCTGGTGGAATGAAAAAACGAGTTGCGTTAGCTCGGTCCATAATTTGTGACACTACAAAGAGAGCATTAGAGCCAGAG GTGCTCTTGTACGATGAACCTACAGCTGGACTTGACCCTATAGCATCTACTGTCGTTGAAGATCTCATCCGATCTGTTCATGTGAAAGGTGAGGATGCAGTTGGAAAGCCTGGGTTGATAGCATCATACGTGGTTGTTACCCACCAACATAGTACCATTAGAAGAGCTGTAGACAG GCTAATATTTCTGTACGAGGGGAAAATTGTTTGGCAAGGGATGACCAATGAATTCACAACATCAACAAATCCAATTGTCCAACAG TTTGCTTCTGGGAGCTTGGATGGCCCAATTAGATATTAG